From a single Eleginops maclovinus isolate JMC-PN-2008 ecotype Puerto Natales chromosome 2, JC_Emac_rtc_rv5, whole genome shotgun sequence genomic region:
- the LOC134873607 gene encoding histone H4 yields MSGRGKGGKGLGKGGAKRHRKVLRDNIQGITKPAIRRLARRGGVKRISGLIYEETRGVLKVFLENVIRDAVTYTEHAKRKTVTAMDVVYALKRQGRTLYGFGG; encoded by the coding sequence ATGAGTGGAAGAGGCAAAGGAGGAAAGGGACTGGGCAAAGGAGGCGCCAAGCGTCACCGTAAAGTTCTCCGTGATAACATCCAGGGAATCACCAAGCCCGCTATCCGCCGTCTGGCTCGCCGTGGTGGAGTGAAGCGTATCTCCGGTCTGATCTACGAGGAGACCCGTGGGGTGCTGAAGGTGTTCCTGGAGAACGTGATCCGTGATGCAGTCACCTACACCGAGCACGCTAAGAGAAAGACTGTGACCGCCATGGATGTGGTGTATGCCCTGAAGAGGCAGGGTCGCACACTGTACGGATTCGGAGGTTAA
- the LOC134873472 gene encoding histone H3 — MARTKQTARKSTGGKAPRKQLATKAARKSAPATGGVKKPHRYRPGTVALREIRRYQKSTELLIRKLPFQRLVREIAQDFKTDLRFQSSAVMALQESSEAYLVGLFEDTNLCAIHAKRVTIMPKDIQLARRIRGERA, encoded by the coding sequence ATGGCAAGAACCAAGCAGACCGCACGTAAATCCACCGGAGGCAAAGCCCCAAGGAAGCAGCTGGCCACCAAGGCTGCCCGTAAGAGCGCCCCGGCCACCGGTGGCGTGAAGAAGCCTCACCGTTACAGGCCCGGTACCGTGGCTCTGAGAGAGATCCGTCGCTACCAGAAATCCACGGAGCTGCTGATCCGCAAGCTGCCCTTCCAGCGCCTGGTGAGAGAAATCGCTCAGGACTTCAAGACCGACCTGCGCTTCCAGAGCTCCGCTGTCATGGCTCTGCAGGAGTCTAGCGAGGCTTACCTGGTCGGCCTGTTCGAGGACACCAACCTTTGCGCCATCCACGCCAAGAGGGTCACCATCATGCCCAAGGACATCCAGCTGGCCCGCCGCATCCGCGGAGAGAGGGCTTAA
- the LOC134873500 gene encoding histone H2A-like, whose product MSGRGKTGGKSRAKAKTRSSRAGLQFPVGRVHRHLRKGNYAQRIGAGAPVYLAAVLEYLTAEILELAGNAARDNKKTRIIPRHLQLAVRNDEELNKLLGGVTIAQGGVLPNIQAVLLPKKTDKAPKK is encoded by the coding sequence ATGAGTGGAAGAGGCAAAACCGGTGGTAAATCCAGAGCAAAGGCTAAGACCCGCTCCTCCCGTGCCGGGCTCCAGTTCCCGGTCGGCCGTGTCCACAGACATCTGAGGAAGGGTAACTATGCCCAGCGCATCGGTGCCGGAGCTCCCGTCTACCTGGCGGCTGTGCTTGAGTATCTGACTGCTGAGATCCTGGAGCTGGCTGGAAACGCTGCCCGCGACAACAAGAAGACCCGTATCATCCCCCGTCACCTGCAGCTGGCTGTCCGCAACGACGAGGAGCTCAACAAGCTGCTGGGAGGAGTGACCATCGCTCAGGGCGGTGTGCTGCCCAACATCCAGGCTGTGCTTCTGCCCAAGAAGACCGATAAGGCTCCCAAGAAGTAA
- the LOC134880154 gene encoding ubiquitin carboxyl-terminal hydrolase 37-like produces MCTSSSSRPITPQETDKQELISVSHQEEFVPVLLELEKDVCFQDDFLDLPDNSETEPAINQDIIARELNSTSPGTSKEIKQKLSHQDEVVSVVPAVEEIISRCGGKPEFMEESLLQSYRPLNEQAIQELVIEEEFKKTPNTADGFGDCVKAKTSTIISFGFPNIGQTCYMNSSLQSLLTLGNFVKDFQRQKQVWCSAFDAQLIRKFMSIRDAHTSRDSNSKMRLLQSFKDEVSVEAPEFCGYEQNDAHEFLTSVLDQIWTVSPLLQDIAASMGTGYTCPVESNLVFKVENIRTCMSCGAESRRQEVFTNLSLDLVPGSCIEDMIQEYHKETELEYKCECGGRTSCQRSCFKTLPKVLILHMKRFRFTSSYDLRKVHDPIELQRDMVVSYKEDGACYSLVSVVSHLGYSGKAGHYICDGVNPDAHPDAHPDEPSDRWLTFNDAHVSETTGGSVCEQRKESAYILFYKKRE; encoded by the exons ATGTGTacttcctccagcagcagaccGATAACTCCTcaagagacagacaaacaggagTTGATCTCGGTGTCTCACCAGGAAGAGTTCGTGCCAGTCCTCCTTGAGTTGGAGAAGGACGTCTGCTTTCAAGACGACTTTCTTGATCTGCCCGACAACTCTGAGACAGAGCCGGCCATCAACCAGGACATAATCGCCAGAGAACTGAACAG CACCAGTCCTGGCACATCAAAAGAGATCAAGCAGAAGCTGTCTCACCAGGATGAAGTGGTGTCTGTCGTCCCAGCAGTGGAGGAGATCATCTCCCGCTGTGGTGGGAAACCTGAATTCATGGAAGAGAGTTTGTTGCAGAGCTACAGGCCCCTGAACGAGCAGGCCATACAGGAGTTGGTCATTGAGGAGGAATTTAAaaa AACCCCAAACACTGCAGATGGCTTCGGTGATTGTGTGAAGGCTAAAACCTCCACCATCATCTCTTTCGG atTTCCCAACATTGGACAGACTTGTTACATGAACTCCAGCCTTCAGAGCCTTCTGACACTGGGGAACTTTGTCAAGGACTTCCAGCGTCAGAAGCAAGTCTGGTGTTCAGCTTTTGATGCCCAACTGATAAG AAAGTTCATGAGCATCAGAGACGCCCACACATCCAGAGACTCCAACAGTAAAATGCGCCTCCTGCAGTCATTCAAGGACGAGGTGTCTGTTGAGGCACCAGAATTTTGTGGCTACGAGCAAAAT GATGCTCACGAGTTCCTGACCTCGGTCCTGGACCAGATTTGGACAGTGTCCCCCCTCCTGCAAGACATTGCAGCTTCCATGGGAACAGGCTACACGTGCCCTGTGGAAAGCAACCTGGTGTTCAAGGTGGAGAACATCAGGACCTGCATGAG TTGTGGGGCTGAGTCAAGAAGGCAGGAAGTGTTCACAAACCTTTCCCTGGATCTGGTTCCTGGTAGCTGTATTGAAGACATGATTCAGGAGTACCACAAG GAAACTGAGTTGGAGTACAAGTGTGAGTGTGGAGGAAGAACATCCTGCCAGAGATCCTGCTTTAAGACCCTGCCCAA AGTGCTCATCTTGCACATGAAGCGCTTCCGCTTCACCTCCTCCTACGATTTGAGGAAGGTGCACGACCCCATCGAGCTTCAGAGAGACATGGTGGTGTCCTACAAAGag GATGGCGCCTGCTACAGTCTAGTCAGCGTCGTCAGCCATCTAGGCTACAGTGGAAAAGCAG GACACTACATCTGTGATGGGGTTAATCCAGATGCCCATCCCGACGCCCATCCCGACGAGCCATCTGACCGCTGGCTCACCTTCAATGACGCGCATGTATCTGAAACAACTGGAGGATCTGTTTGTGAGCAGCGGAAGGAGTCGGCCTACATCCTGTTTTACAAAAAACGG GAATAG
- the LOC134873570 gene encoding histone H2B-like: protein MPDAPPVKAPKKGSKKAVSKSVSKAGKKRRKSRKESYAIYVYKVMKQVHPDTGISSKAMGIMNCFVSDIFERIAGEASRLAHYNKRSTITSREIQTAVRLLLPGELAKHAVSEGTKAVTKYTSSK from the coding sequence ATGCCTGATGCACCACCCGTCAAAGCGCCCAAGAAGGGCTCCAAGAAAGCCGTCTCCAAGAGCGTCAGCAAGGCTGGTAAGAAGAGGAGAAAGTCCAGGAAGGAGAGCTACGCCATCTACGTGTACAAAGTGATGAAGCAGGTCCACCCCGACACCGGCATCTCCTCCAAGGCTATGGGCATCATGAACTGCTTTGTGAGCGACATCTTTGAGCGCATCGCCGGTGAGGCCTCTCGTCTGGCTCACTACAACAAGCGCTCCACCATCACCTCCAGGGAGATTCAGACCGCTGTCCGCCTGCTGCTGCCCGGAGAGCTGGCTAAACACGCTGTCTCTGAGGGCACCAAGGCTGTGACCAAGTACACCAGCTCCAAGTAA